In the Flavobacterium sp. 90 genome, AATATTCGTAAAAAATAAAAATATTTGTAATTATTACACAAAATATCAGTTAAAAAGTCACACACTTGATAAAAAGAGACTTAGCAACGTTTTTACTGCGATTGTATCTCAAACATATTAAAAAAAATAAAATTAAGTTTTTTTTAATACTATTTGCTGAGAATAATATTTTTATATATTTGCTAATCAGTCAACAGATTAGAGTACCAATTTTGACAGTATCATAATATAATTAGATTTAAATACGGACTAATTAAATTAATGTTAGAAACAAACAACCATAGCGAAAAATTATTGGTGAGTGAGCTCAAAAATGGCAACGAAAAAGCATTTCGTTCTCTTTTTGATTTGTACCATCAGGATATCTATGGTTATAGCATTAGTCTTCTAAAATCAAAAGAAGCTGCTGAAGAAAATGTTCAGGATGTTTTTATGAAAGTTTGGCAAAACCGAGAAAATTTAAATCCGGACCAATCTTTTAAAGCTTATATTTTTACTATTGCGCGAAATCAGGCATTTAATGTTTTGAATAAAGCAGCAAATGATCTGGTGTTAAAAGAAGCTGTTTTTTATGAAAGTCAAAAATCGCATGAATATGGCGATTATTCGATTCGGGAAGAAGATTGCAAAAAACTTAGGAAACAGGCCATGAAACAATTGCCTCCCAAACGAAAGCAGATTTTTAAAATGTCCCGAAAGAAGGGAATGAGTTACGAAGAAATTAGCCAGGAACTTGGCATATCTATCAATACAGTCCGGAACCAAATGAGTAAAGCATTAGAATCGATGCGGGTCTTTTTTCAAGTTCATGACGAGATTATCTAAACCAAAAAACCACATTAACCATTAAAATCACTCTTCTCGGGTGATTTTTTTTTTGTTTTTAATTTAAAGTTAACCGCAAAGTGCGCAAAGGTTTACGCAAAGTTTGTCATTTCGACGGAGGAGAAATCTCCACGAGAAGCTCCACAAAGATTGGCGATTTTGCTTATGTAAATTCCCTGCGCGTTCAACGGATTAATCCCGAAGCCTCGGGACGTTGCTACAAAATAAATCATTCCTGCGGAATTTTTCTTCAAGACGTTCCGATACGAACAAAATATATTGTAGGGATGGATTTTAATCCATCCATCGCAATCAGCATCAATAATCTTGTACGCCAATCTTTGTGGAGCTTCTCGTGGAGATTTCTCCTCCGTCGAAATGACAAAACACTATCTTCATCCTAAAAAGAACTATTTTTTTATTTTTTTTCTAAATTTTTATTTTAATAAAAACCTCAACAAAATAAGCACTTCACAAGGTTTATCAATTTACTCAAATGTTAAAATTTAAAAATTTACAACGTTTAAGTAGTACTCAACCTGACTTCAACTGTATTATATCAGAACCGGACCTTAAATCAATTCTTAATGAATTCAAATTCTGAAATAAAAAGTCTTTTACAAAAGTTTGTTTTAAACGAATGTACACCCGAAGAAACAAACGAGGTAGTTGCCTATTATAAAAAAAATAAACTTACAGATGATTTTCCTTCTGTAGAAGATATTCAGGCACTTCTTATCGAAACTCCAAAAATGGATCGACAAACTGCTGATGATATTTTCTTAAATATTCTGTCTGCTTCAAAAGAAAATGAAACTACGATTGAAATTGCTCCTGAAAGATCAAATTTCAGAAAATACATTTCGATTGCGGCTTCTATTGTTGTTTTATTAGGAGTTGGATTTTTCTACAAACAAAGCCTTTCAACTAAAACTGTTGAACAAAAATTTGATTTCAAAAGTTCTGATATCGTTTTACAATTAGAAGATGGGCAAACTCAAATTATATCAGAAAATAATTCGGCTCAGGTAAAAGATGCCAATGGAAATATTGTTGGGAATCAAAACGGAGATAAAATTGTTTACGATGCAAATACCGGTTTAGAGAAAGTAGCTTATAACATTATCAAAATTCCGTATGGCAAAAAATTCAAATTGCAATTGTCTGACGGAACAATGGTTCACCTAAACGCAGGAACAACTTTAAAATATCCTGTGAAATTTATTGCTGGCGAAAACAGACAGGTATTTCTAAACGGAGAAGCTTTTTTTGATGTTGCCAAAGACAAAAAACACCCTTTTATTGTAAATGCTGACGCGCTGAATGTACGTGTTTTGGGAACTCATTTTAATGTTTCTAATTATCCTGAAGATGCTGCTACAGATGTAGTTCTTGTAGAAGGTTCTGTTGGAATGTATGGCTTAAACGAAGAGTTTGATGCTACTAAAAATACTGTTTTAAAACCTGGTTATAAAGGAAGTTTCAATAGAGAAAACAATGCAATTTCTACCAAAGCTGTTATCACGGATATTTATACTTCCTGGATAAATGGCGGATTAACCTTTAGAAATATGACTTTCAAAAACATTATTACAAAATTGGAAAGACGCTATAATGTTACAATTGTAAACAAAAATGAAAAATTAGCCAACGAGAAATTTAATGCCAGCTTTAGCGATGAACCTATTGAAAAAGTTATGAGTTATTTCAATGAGATTCACGGCATTAATTACACCATAAAAAATGATCAAATACTAATTAAATAACCACTAACCAATGAAAAAACATGAAGAAAGAAACGTACTAGAATAAAAAAATCGGAAAGAGCTGCGAACAATTTCCGATTAACTAAGTGATTGAATATAACGAATTAACTACAATCAATTAACAAAATTATGAAAAAAAAATCTAAGAATAATGGGTTTCTATACTCATTGTTCCAAAATGACCTAAAATTGAAAATAACTACACTACTCATATTGGTCGCCATGTTTAATGTTAAAGCGAGTACTTATGCCCAAAAAACAAAAGTAACCCTTGAATTAAACAATTCAACAATCGAAAAGGTTATTGAGACCATTGAACAAAAAACAGATTTCAGGTTTATTTACAAATTGAATGACATCGACTTAGATCGAACGATTTCAATTTCTGTAAAAGACCAATCGATATATGTTGTTCTGGATAGACTTTTTAAAGGAACTCCAACCGAATTTAAAATTCGCGATACCCAGATTATTCTAAAAAAGCCAGAACTTAAAACAGAAGTTATTCAGTTTCAAAAACAAACCGTTTCCGGAATCATCACGGATGAAAATGGTTTACCATTGCCTGGAGCATCTGTTTTTGAAGAAGGAACTAAAAACGGAATGGTAACTGATTTTGACGGTAAATACAAACTTACTGTCGAAAGCAATACCGCTGTAATTGTAGTAACTTTTATTGGATATAAAGAGAAAAAAGTAACCGCTAATCAAAGCGTTATCAACATTCAGCTTCTTCCTGACGCCACAAACTTACAGGAAATTGTTGTAGTTGGTTATGGTACTACTGCCAGAAAAGATGTTACAGGAGCAGTTTCTTCTATCGCTGCAAAAGACATGAACCAAGGTGCAATTGTAAATCCGTTATCTTTGATTTCAGGAAAAGCAGCCGGTGTAAACATTACTCAGGTTGGTAGTGAGCCAGGTTCAGGACCAAGTGTTCGTATTAGAGGAATCTCATCTTTGATTGGAGGAAATGATCCTTTGGTTGTAGTAGATGGAATTCAGGGAAATATGGATTTATTAAATCAGGTTCCTCCTAGTGAAATTGAAACTATAGATGTTTTAAAAGATGCTTCGGCCACTGCTGTTTACGGTTCCAGAGGAGCGCCTGGAGTTATCATTGTAACTACCAAAAAAAGTAAAGCAGGAAAAACTACTTTGGAATATAATGGATATACTTCTATAGATTTTATTCCAAAAAAACTGGATATGCTTGATGCTAACCAATGGTGGCAAACTGCCCAAAGTGTTGGTGTTCCAGCCTCTTCTAATCATGGTTCAAATACAGATTGGTACGGTCTTTTGACTCAAACTGGAATCACTCAAACTCACACTTTATCATTTGGAGGAGGAACTGATAAATTTAATTACAGAGCTTCTATTACAGCTATTTTGCAAGATGGTGTGGTAATTAATTCAAGCAATCAAAAATATATTGGTCGTTTGCAAGCGACACAATTGGCTCTTAATGACAAATTAAAATTGACGTTTAATTTAAATTCAGGAGTAAATAATGTAACAAATAGTATTGGGAGTATAGGAACTGTAGGTTATACTTCAAACCTAATTACAAATGCATTATTGGCAAGACCAACAGATCCTGTTTTTAATACTGATGGAAGTTATTTTACAGATTCAACCGTTTTTCACTATTTAAACCCTTATGCAGCTGCACAAGAAGTTACAAATGAAAAACAGGAAGATAATTTATTTGGAAGTTTAAAAGCCGAATTGGACTTAGGTAAAGGTTTCTCTGCAAATTGGTTTGGAAGCTGGAGAAAGACAAATTCTTCTACAGGATTTTACATGCCGTCAAAATCAACAGATGCTAATGCTGTTGAGCAAAACGGTTTTGCTAATATTGATAATAAGAGACAAAACGAAAAATTAACGAATCTTAGTCTTAACTACAAAAAGACTTTCGGAATCCATAGCTTTAATGCATTGGCTTTATACGAATGGCAAAGCCAAACTTATCAGGGTAATTATACTCAGGCAAGAGGTTTTATCAGTGATGAAGCTAGTTACAATGCACTCCAGTTTGGCGATTTGTCTAAAGTAAGAACCGGAGATATCAGATCTTATAAAAACGACAGAACTTTAGTTTCTTATTTAGGAAGATTAAACTACTCTTTATTAGACCGTTATTTACTTACAGCTAGTATCAGACGAGATGGTTCATCTGTATTTGGAGCCAATAATAAATGGGGGAATTTTCCATCTGCTTCTGTAGCATGGCAAATCAATAAAGAATCATTTATGACCAATCAGAATTTATTTTCTGAATTAAAATTACGTGTAGGTTATGGTGTAACCGGTAACCAACAAGGTCTTTTACCACAAACTTCATTGCCATTGGTAGATAGTGCCGGAACTATTTATTTTGGAGGATCTCTTATTACCAATTTTGGTATTTCTCAAAATGCAAATGCTGATTTGAAATGGGAAACAAAAAAACAAACCAATATCGGGCTTGATTTTGCTCTTTTTGAAAACAGATTAAGAGGTAGTATAGATGTTTACGATTCTACAACAGATAATTTATTATTCAACTACACTGTACCGCAACCGCCATATCCGTACGATCAAATTAAAGCAAACGTTGGAAGTATTTCAAATAAAGGTTTAGAAGTTGCTTTGGCTTATGATGTTATAAAATCAGAAAACAGCACACTTACATTAGCAGGAAACGTATCCTTTATGAAAAACGAAGTACTTAATTTAACCGGCAGCATTAATGGTATTCCTTTAAATACTAATTATGTAGGCTGGGCTGGTACGCCAAATTTATATTTAGTACAAGGACAACCAATTGGTTCATTTTATACTTTAGAGCATACCGGAGTTAATGGAAACGGTGTCGAAACTGTAAAGGATCGCGACGGAAGCGGCCTTATAGATCAAGGTGCAAGAAGCGCAGATCGCTATAATGCTGGTTCAGCATTACCAACTTATACATTTGCTTTTAACCCAACTTATAGATACAAAGATTTTGATGTATCTATGTTATGGAGAGGTTCTGGAGGAAACAAAATTTACAACGCCCTTAATCAAAGATTAAGTATGTTGGAGAATACTGGTAGTTCAAATATTTTACAAAGTGCTGTCGACAAAGGAATTCGTTCTTCACCATACGGATCTGATATATGGTTGGAGGATGGTTCATTCATTCGTCTGGATAATGTTACCGCAGGATATACTTTCCGTTTTACTGATAAGTACATAGACAATATTCGACTTTCTCTTACCGGAAACAATTTACTTCTTATCACAGATTACACAGGTGTTGATCCGGAATTGAACGTAAGTGCAAGTGGTGACCCTGCTGATAATTTTGGTCAGGATAAAGGTATTTACCCACGTACCAGAAGTATTGCATTTGGTTTGACTGTAAAATTTAAATAGTAAAAAGAAATGAAAATTA is a window encoding:
- a CDS encoding TonB-dependent receptor, which encodes MKITTLLILVAMFNVKASTYAQKTKVTLELNNSTIEKVIETIEQKTDFRFIYKLNDIDLDRTISISVKDQSIYVVLDRLFKGTPTEFKIRDTQIILKKPELKTEVIQFQKQTVSGIITDENGLPLPGASVFEEGTKNGMVTDFDGKYKLTVESNTAVIVVTFIGYKEKKVTANQSVINIQLLPDATNLQEIVVVGYGTTARKDVTGAVSSIAAKDMNQGAIVNPLSLISGKAAGVNITQVGSEPGSGPSVRIRGISSLIGGNDPLVVVDGIQGNMDLLNQVPPSEIETIDVLKDASATAVYGSRGAPGVIIVTTKKSKAGKTTLEYNGYTSIDFIPKKLDMLDANQWWQTAQSVGVPASSNHGSNTDWYGLLTQTGITQTHTLSFGGGTDKFNYRASITAILQDGVVINSSNQKYIGRLQATQLALNDKLKLTFNLNSGVNNVTNSIGSIGTVGYTSNLITNALLARPTDPVFNTDGSYFTDSTVFHYLNPYAAAQEVTNEKQEDNLFGSLKAELDLGKGFSANWFGSWRKTNSSTGFYMPSKSTDANAVEQNGFANIDNKRQNEKLTNLSLNYKKTFGIHSFNALALYEWQSQTYQGNYTQARGFISDEASYNALQFGDLSKVRTGDIRSYKNDRTLVSYLGRLNYSLLDRYLLTASIRRDGSSVFGANNKWGNFPSASVAWQINKESFMTNQNLFSELKLRVGYGVTGNQQGLLPQTSLPLVDSAGTIYFGGSLITNFGISQNANADLKWETKKQTNIGLDFALFENRLRGSIDVYDSTTDNLLFNYTVPQPPYPYDQIKANVGSISNKGLEVALAYDVIKSENSTLTLAGNVSFMKNEVLNLTGSINGIPLNTNYVGWAGTPNLYLVQGQPIGSFYTLEHTGVNGNGVETVKDRDGSGLIDQGARSADRYNAGSALPTYTFAFNPTYRYKDFDVSMLWRGSGGNKIYNALNQRLSMLENTGSSNILQSAVDKGIRSSPYGSDIWLEDGSFIRLDNVTAGYTFRFTDKYIDNIRLSLTGNNLLLITDYTGVDPELNVSASGDPADNFGQDKGIYPRTRSIAFGLTVKFK
- a CDS encoding RNA polymerase sigma-70 factor; translation: MLETNNHSEKLLVSELKNGNEKAFRSLFDLYHQDIYGYSISLLKSKEAAEENVQDVFMKVWQNRENLNPDQSFKAYIFTIARNQAFNVLNKAANDLVLKEAVFYESQKSHEYGDYSIREEDCKKLRKQAMKQLPPKRKQIFKMSRKKGMSYEEISQELGISINTVRNQMSKALESMRVFFQVHDEII
- a CDS encoding FecR family protein, with translation MNSNSEIKSLLQKFVLNECTPEETNEVVAYYKKNKLTDDFPSVEDIQALLIETPKMDRQTADDIFLNILSASKENETTIEIAPERSNFRKYISIAASIVVLLGVGFFYKQSLSTKTVEQKFDFKSSDIVLQLEDGQTQIISENNSAQVKDANGNIVGNQNGDKIVYDANTGLEKVAYNIIKIPYGKKFKLQLSDGTMVHLNAGTTLKYPVKFIAGENRQVFLNGEAFFDVAKDKKHPFIVNADALNVRVLGTHFNVSNYPEDAATDVVLVEGSVGMYGLNEEFDATKNTVLKPGYKGSFNRENNAISTKAVITDIYTSWINGGLTFRNMTFKNIITKLERRYNVTIVNKNEKLANEKFNASFSDEPIEKVMSYFNEIHGINYTIKNDQILIK